The genomic stretch CCCCGTGGTGTCCGTGTCACCGCCCAGCAGGACGACGCTCTCCACCGCCTGCCGGAAGTCCGCACGGTGCGCGAGCCACGCGTAGAGAGCCACTGGTACCGTGTGCACGACGAAGCCCGTCACGCCGCGCGCGAGCCCCAGGCGCTCCGCGTACTGCGCCACGGTCTCCCCCGCGGCGAGCCCCGTTGCCGCGAGCGAGAGCGCTGCCGCGAGCTGTGGCGTCGACGCTCGCTCGGCGAGCCACCCCGCGGTCTGCTCCGGCTGCTGCACCTCGCCACGCGCGCCGAGCGCCGCGGCCCAGGCCACCAGCAGCGCACCGTCCAGGGCGCGCGGGTCCGTGTGCGTGAGGCGGGTGGAGGCCTCCACGTGCGCGCGCAGCGCTGCGTCGTCGTGGGCCCAGCACACGCCGAGCAGCGGCGCCCGCATCGCCGGGCCGTTGCCGGCGGAGCGCACGCCGCTGCGCTCCGGGCTCCATCCCAGCCAGAGCCGAAGGAGGGCCCGCAGCGTGGCCCAGCCGATGCCTGCGGGCAGCGTGAGCAGCCATCCACGAAGCCGCCACGCCAGGGC from Aggregicoccus sp. 17bor-14 encodes the following:
- a CDS encoding ADP-ribosylglycohydrolase family protein; this translates as MTSDRREACLAGALLGTAMGDAVGLAREGLQPARALRLFGGPPLRPQLLPGRGMGSDDTDHACLVGQSLLASGGEPGRFVRALAWRLRGWLLTLPAGIGWATLRALLRLWLGWSPERSGVRSAGNGPAMRAPLLGVCWAHDDAALRAHVEASTRLTHTDPRALDGALLVAWAAALGARGEVQQPEQTAGWLAERASTPQLAAALSLAATGLAAGETVAQYAERLGLARGVTGFVVHTVPVALYAWLAHRADFRQAVESVVLLGGDTDTTGAIVGALAGATLGADAVPPEWLAAYRDWPRGVAWMRRLAARLARAFPSDGAPVATRPEPLCWPALPLRNLAFTLVVLAHGLRRLLPPY